In Fusarium oxysporum f. sp. lycopersici 4287 chromosome 2, whole genome shotgun sequence, a genomic segment contains:
- a CDS encoding translation initiation factor 3 subunit G produces the protein MAAAVANQPKHDWADDDDIEETSTDLPEPQTISNKDGTKTIITFRYDDDGRKVKTTRRIRFTTHTETVNPRVADRKTWPKFGLSAKDPPGPAPDTTSVGENIIFRPSVNWRKAEKDESADANAQSMKDKLKDKQVKCRICNGQHFTARCPYKDTMAPIGETGAADVAAGMGDEPSAAGAGAAGAKKGSYVPPALRGDRGAGERMGSKFGERDDFATLRVTNVSEMAEEQELRDMFERFGRVTRVFLAKDRETGMAKGFAFISFADRGDAVKACAKMDGFGFKHLILRVEFAKKAQ, from the exons ATGGCTGCCGCCGTAGCGAACCAGCCCAA GCACGACTGGGCCGACGAcgatgatatcgaggagACCTCCACCGATCTCCCCGAGCCTCAGACCATCTCCAACAAGGATGGAACAAAGACCATCATCACATTCCGTTACGATGACGACGGCCGAAAGGTCAAGACCACCCGCCGAATTCGCTTCACCACCCACACCGAGACCGTAAACCCCCGCGTCGCCGACCGAAAAACCTGGCCCAAGTTCGGCCTCAGCGCAAAGGATCCTCCCGGCCCTGCCCCCGACACCACCTCCGTCGGCGAGAACATCATCTTCCGACCAAGCGTCAACTGGCGAAAGGCCGAGAAGGATGAGTCCGCCGACGCCAACGCCCAGTCCATGaaggacaagctcaaggacaagcagGTCAAGTGCCGTATCTGCAACGGTCAGCATTTCACTGCCAGGTGTCCTTACAAGGATACCATGGCGCCCATCGGAGAGACCGGCGCTGCGGacgttgctgctggtatgGGAGACGAGccctctgctgctggtgcgGGCGCTGCTGGTGCCAAGAAGGGTTCATATGTTCCTCCCGCTCTGCGTGGAGACAGGGGAGCTGGCGAGAGAATGGGATCCAAGTTCGGCGAGAGGGACGACTTTGCTACACTGCGTGTCACCAAC GTCTCCGAGATGGCAGAGGAGCAAGAGCTGCGCGACATGTTCGAGCGCTTCGGCCGCGTCACCCGAGTATTCCTTGCCAAGGACCGGGAAACCGGTATGGCCAAGGGCTTTGCGTTCATCAGCTTCGCGGATCGGGGCGATGCCGTCAAGGCTTGTGCGAAGATGGACGGATTTGGTTTCAAGCATCTCATTCTGCGGGTGGAGTttgccaagaaggctcagtaa
- a CDS encoding translation initiation factor 3 subunit G — protein MAAAVANQPKHDWADDDDIEETSTDLPEPQTISNKDGTKTIITFRYDDDGRKVKTTRRIRFTTHTETVNPRVADRKTWPKFGLSAKDPPGPAPDTTSVGENIIFRPSVNWRKAEKDESADANAQSMKDKLKDKQVKCRICNGQHFTARCPYKDTMAPIGETGAADVAAGMGDEPSAAGAGAAGAKKGSYVPPALRGDRGAGERMGSKFGERDDFATLRVTNVSAVMPPLYIFILTTSRSPRWQRSKSCATCSSASAASPEYSLPRTGKPVWPRALRSSASRIGAMPSRLVRRWTDLVSSISFCGWSLPRRLSKADDVLILSWVSCHAR, from the exons ATGGCTGCCGCCGTAGCGAACCAGCCCAA GCACGACTGGGCCGACGAcgatgatatcgaggagACCTCCACCGATCTCCCCGAGCCTCAGACCATCTCCAACAAGGATGGAACAAAGACCATCATCACATTCCGTTACGATGACGACGGCCGAAAGGTCAAGACCACCCGCCGAATTCGCTTCACCACCCACACCGAGACCGTAAACCCCCGCGTCGCCGACCGAAAAACCTGGCCCAAGTTCGGCCTCAGCGCAAAGGATCCTCCCGGCCCTGCCCCCGACACCACCTCCGTCGGCGAGAACATCATCTTCCGACCAAGCGTCAACTGGCGAAAGGCCGAGAAGGATGAGTCCGCCGACGCCAACGCCCAGTCCATGaaggacaagctcaaggacaagcagGTCAAGTGCCGTATCTGCAACGGTCAGCATTTCACTGCCAGGTGTCCTTACAAGGATACCATGGCGCCCATCGGAGAGACCGGCGCTGCGGacgttgctgctggtatgGGAGACGAGccctctgctgctggtgcgGGCGCTGCTGGTGCCAAGAAGGGTTCATATGTTCCTCCCGCTCTGCGTGGAGACAGGGGAGCTGGCGAGAGAATGGGATCCAAGTTCGGCGAGAGGGACGACTTTGCTACACTGCGTGTCACCAACGTAAGTGCCGTCATGCCGCCCCTCTACATATTCATACTAACAACATCCAGGTCTCCGAGATGGCAGAGGAGCAAGAGCTGCGCGACATGTTCGAGCGCTTCGGCCGCGTCACCCGAGTATTCCTTGCCAAGGACCGGGAAACCGGTATGGCCAAGGGCTTTGCGTTCATCAGCTTCGCGGATCGGGGCGATGCCGTCAAGGCTTGTGCGAAGATGGACGGATTTGGTTTCAAGCATCTCATTCTGCGGGTGGAGTttgccaagaaggctcagtaaggctgatgatgttttGATCTTGTCATGGGTTAGTTGTCACGCACGGTAA
- a CDS encoding salicylate hydroxylase, which yields MASIKDLQIAIMGAGMGGLGAALALAKRGFKHIDVYETASSLGFVGAGIQMAPNMGRILDRLGCWDDIEKEATCVAGSSIRQGATNVELAHVDMPDIKGKYGFSHLCGHRASLAGHLYEACKKESAITFQFATSLVEVESFAPKVTFKLQPRDGEAFTREADILLGADGIKSVTRSQLLQQVNATPEEAETGQAAYRIMLKREDMAHDPELLALIDSDKVVRWVGEKRHIIAYSIANKSIYNLSTVQPDDNFASAPSITYTTKGSKKVMLEVFETFCPLVQKMLNLVPEGEVCEWRLRMYKPLPTWTQGSVALLGDACHPTLPHLSQGAAMAIEDGSTIAEVLSLAPDTQPETIAKCLKVYEQSRKEWTSNLVEMAYLSGRTLHLGEGKAKEERDRMFKEHKTSGSVPDKWTSPDVQKMIYTNDCVAKVRSEFETAFAAA from the exons ATGGCTAGCATCAAGGACTTGCAAATCGCCATCATGGGCGCCGGCATGGGCGGACTAGGAGCTGCCCTAGCTCTAGCCAAACGAGGTTTCAAGCACATTGATGTTTATGAGACTGCCAGTAGCCTTGGTTTTGTAGGAGCTGGTATTCAAATGGCTCCAAACATGGGGAGAATCCTTGATAGGTTAGGGTGCTGGGATGATATTGAGAAGGAAGCTACTTGTGTAGCGGGTAGCAGTATTCGAC AGGGGGCAACTAATGTTGAGCTGGCTCATGTTGATATGCCCGATATCAAGGGAAAATACGGTTTCTCGCACCTCTGTGGCCATCGAGCTTCCTTAGCTGGTCATCTATACGAAGCTTGCAAGAAAGAGAGCGCCATTACCTTTCAATTCGCAACGAGCTTGGTCGAAGTTGAGAGCTTCGCTCCTAAAGTTACCTTCAAGCTCCAGCCCAGAGATGGGGAGGCATTCACCCGTGAAGCTGATATCCTTCTCGGCGCAGACGGCATCAAGAGTGTGACTCGATCTCAGCTCCTCCAACAAGTCAACGCCACGCCTGAAGAGGCCGAAACCGGTCAAGCTGCTTATCGTATCATGCTCAAGCGAGAAGATATGGCTCATGATCCTGAATTACTGGCTCTCATTGATAGCGACAAGGTTGTGAGATGGGTGGGGGAGAAGCGACACATCATCGCATACTCAATCGCCAATAAGTCCATTTACAACCTTTCAACTGTCCAGCCAGATGACAACTTTGCATCCGCTCCTTCTATCACATACACAACCAAGGGATCTAAGAAAGTTATGTTGGAAGTGTTTGAGACATTCTGTCCTCTTGTACAGAAGATGCTCAACCTGGTCCCTGAAGGAGAAGTCTGCGAGTGGCGACTAAGGATGTACAAGCCATTGCCTACATGGACTCAAGGATCAGTAGCATTGTTAGGAGACGCTTGTCATCCAACGCTCCCCCATCTTAGCCAAGGAGCTGCAATGGCTATTGAGGACGGTTCAACAATCGCCGAGGTTCTGTCCCTTGCCCCCGACACTCAGCCCGAGACTATTGCCAAGTGCTTGAAGGTGTATGAGCAATCTCGAAAGGAATGGACCTCGAATCTGGTCGAAATGGCATATCTGTCTGGTCGAACACTGCATCTGGGCGAAGGAAAAGCAAAGGAGGAGAGAGATAGGATGTTCAAGGAGCACAAGACGAGTGGTTCGGTTCCTGATAAGTGGACATCGCCGGATGTACAAAAGATGATTTACACAAATGATTGTGTCGCAAAGGTTAGGTCCGAGTTTGAGACAGCCTTTGCCGCAGCATAG